In one Candidatus Woesearchaeota archaeon B3_Woes genomic region, the following are encoded:
- a CDS encoding GMP synthase (glutamine-hydrolyzing): protein MTQDEILVLDFGGQYTQLIAKSVRKSHVFSEILPFDTNLDDIVTRSPKGIILSGGPESVYEENAPLVDPNLFNLGIPVLGICYGMQLTNHLLEGGTLYGDSVDKEYGETDVSLDSNHPLFSNLDSKIRGWMSHGDSVDLENLAEGFRQIAMTTYHVAGIANDEKRIYGVQFHPEVTHTEKGLQIISNFVHNICGCSSEWTMENYIEQSKEYIRETVGNNDVLCFVSGGVDSTYVASLLAQTDIPGKKYFVYIDALMRKGESEEVIKALTQAGVENLIVKYAEDRFIDAVKGMSDPEDKRKAIGNLFGTLMQEVCEEQGIDSKKTFLAQGTLYTDLIESGKGVGKKAANIKSHHNVGCKFIEDLREEGRIVEPNRLIFKDEIREAARAIGLPLNISERQPYPGPGLGIRIVDSLPNWVNKEFYRTNDRVKEIASEFGLEGYVLPVKTVGVQGDNRTYTYLALLRGGRYWNKIREAAQRIPKEIHKINRIVYDIGNDQIDQKYLDNFIQTQVTRETIDQLKEIDYVGREVIYSHGFTPNIAQTIFVLSGADVYDTNKRMAVLRAVTTDDFMTVSPVSPIDPERMSWECLDEIGHKLKQDYNVGAFVIDVTDKPPATTCWE from the coding sequence ATGACGCAGGATGAAATCTTAGTATTGGATTTTGGAGGACAATATACCCAACTAATTGCTAAATCTGTTAGAAAATCTCATGTTTTTTCAGAGATTTTGCCTTTTGATACTAACTTAGATGATATTGTTACTAGGAGTCCAAAGGGGATTATTTTATCAGGAGGTCCTGAGAGTGTTTATGAAGAAAATGCACCACTTGTTGACCCAAATTTGTTTAATTTAGGAATACCTGTTCTTGGAATATGTTATGGGATGCAACTAACAAATCATTTACTTGAAGGAGGAACTCTATATGGAGATTCAGTTGATAAGGAATATGGAGAAACAGATGTTTCTTTAGATTCTAATCACCCTTTATTTTCTAATTTAGATAGCAAAATAAGAGGATGGATGAGCCATGGAGATAGTGTTGATTTAGAAAACCTTGCAGAAGGTTTTAGACAAATAGCTATGACAACATATCATGTTGCTGGGATTGCAAATGATGAAAAAAGAATTTATGGAGTTCAATTTCATCCTGAAGTAACACATACAGAAAAAGGATTACAAATTATTTCTAATTTTGTACATAACATTTGTGGTTGTAGTAGTGAATGGACAATGGAAAATTATATTGAACAAAGTAAAGAATACATAAGAGAAACTGTTGGAAATAATGATGTTTTATGTTTTGTTTCTGGGGGAGTTGATTCAACCTATGTTGCATCATTATTAGCACAAACAGACATACCTGGAAAAAAATATTTTGTATATATAGATGCTTTAATGAGAAAAGGGGAATCAGAAGAAGTGATAAAAGCTTTAACACAAGCAGGTGTTGAAAATTTAATTGTTAAATACGCAGAAGATAGATTTATTGATGCTGTTAAGGGAATGAGTGATCCTGAAGATAAACGTAAGGCTATTGGAAATTTATTTGGAACCCTCATGCAGGAAGTATGCGAAGAACAAGGAATTGATTCAAAGAAAACATTCTTAGCACAAGGAACACTATACACAGATCTAATAGAAAGTGGGAAAGGTGTTGGAAAAAAAGCCGCAAATATTAAATCTCACCATAATGTGGGTTGTAAATTTATTGAAGATTTAAGAGAAGAGGGAAGAATTGTTGAACCAAATAGACTTATATTTAAAGATGAAATAAGAGAAGCTGCAAGAGCTATTGGTCTTCCGTTAAATATTAGTGAAAGACAACCTTATCCTGGTCCAGGATTGGGAATCAGAATTGTAGATAGCCTCCCAAATTGGGTTAATAAAGAATTTTATAGAACAAATGATAGAGTTAAGGAGATTGCTTCTGAGTTTGGGTTGGAAGGATATGTATTGCCTGTAAAAACTGTAGGTGTACAAGGTGATAATAGAACTTATACATACTTAGCATTGTTAAGAGGCGGAAGATATTGGAATAAGATAAGAGAAGCTGCACAAAGAATACCTAAAGAAATTCATAAAATAAATAGAATTGTATATGATATAGGAAATGATCAAATAGATCAAAAATATTTAGACAATTTTATACAAACACAAGTAACAAGAGAAACTATAGATCAACTTAAAGAAATAGATTATGTAGGAAGAGAAGTAATCTATTCTCATGGATTTACACCAAATATTGCTCAAACAATATTTGTTTTATCTGGAGCAGATGTATATGACACTAATAAGAGAATGGCAGTATTAAGAGCTGTAACAACAGATGATTTTATGACAGTTTCTCCAGTTTCTCCAATTGATCCTGAAAGAATGTCCTGGGAATGTTTAGATGAGATAGGACATAAATTGAAACAAGATTATAA
- a CDS encoding bifunctional phosphoribosylaminoimidazolecarboxamide formyltransferase/IMP cyclohydrolase: MDQKNRALITVTDKTNLDILAEGLSHHNYEIISTGGTSRVLREIIEENGYDINVIDVSDVTGYPELFDGRVKTLHPAILGGILFDRSNPEHVQEAKDNNIVSIDLVVNNLYPFESTAAKPGATEDDIIENMDIGGPTATISAVKNWKHVGVLADPAIYETIISEMDLNNGVLTKETRRDLAAFAINTIADYRSANAVELTRRFTGEETLRRKFVDGKELGRYGENWHQKSWLFVDPNISEPNAVIANQVHGGPLGYNNFLDAEAALRTVKEYKDQPTVVVIKHSEPCGIATADTLENALERAWQGDPVSAFGSVIAFNREVDLDTMKVICDRPNTTGKKGWFVEAMIAPSVSPQALEYVQGKKTKSNLRILEVGDMAAGVVEDIEYRELLGGILKQERDSRLYLTDTVEELFREPYQLTCQNSQKELTVGIVTETKPKENSEGLYDFAMKAAKHTKSNAIVICREYSPGQYQVLGMGAGQPNRKDAGGKLAITKAHENLEMEYQVLANLEEATEHAKAMLTSEYDTLMDSASKVIAGQTKEQYIKTQLKDCCLASDAFFPFRDGLDAVAGFGIKNVIQPGGSNGDPSVIEAANEYDIAMVFTGMRHFKH, encoded by the coding sequence ATGGATCAAAAAAATAGAGCATTAATAACAGTAACTGATAAAACAAATTTGGATATATTAGCTGAAGGTTTAAGTCATCACAATTATGAAATAATTTCAACTGGTGGAACATCTAGGGTACTTAGAGAAATTATTGAAGAAAACGGTTATGATATTAATGTTATTGATGTCTCAGATGTAACAGGCTATCCAGAATTATTTGATGGAAGAGTTAAAACATTACATCCTGCTATCTTAGGTGGAATTTTATTTGATAGATCTAATCCTGAACATGTACAAGAAGCAAAAGACAACAATATTGTTTCAATTGATTTAGTTGTAAATAATTTATATCCTTTTGAAAGTACAGCAGCAAAACCAGGTGCAACTGAAGATGACATTATTGAAAATATGGATATTGGAGGTCCAACTGCTACTATCTCTGCTGTAAAGAATTGGAAACACGTAGGAGTATTAGCTGACCCTGCAATTTATGAAACTATTATTTCAGAAATGGATTTAAATAATGGAGTATTAACAAAAGAGACTAGGAGAGACTTAGCAGCATTTGCAATAAACACTATTGCTGATTATAGATCTGCTAACGCAGTAGAATTAACAAGAAGATTTACAGGAGAAGAAACCTTAAGGAGAAAATTTGTAGATGGAAAAGAACTTGGAAGATATGGAGAAAATTGGCATCAAAAATCATGGTTGTTTGTTGACCCAAACATTAGTGAACCAAACGCTGTTATAGCTAATCAAGTTCATGGGGGTCCATTAGGTTATAATAACTTTTTAGATGCAGAGGCTGCACTTCGAACAGTTAAAGAATATAAAGATCAACCAACTGTTGTTGTAATTAAACATAGTGAACCTTGTGGTATTGCAACTGCAGACACATTAGAAAATGCATTGGAGAGAGCATGGCAGGGTGACCCTGTTAGTGCATTTGGAAGTGTAATTGCGTTTAATAGAGAAGTTGATCTTGATACTATGAAGGTTATTTGTGATAGACCAAATACAACTGGTAAAAAAGGGTGGTTTGTTGAAGCAATGATTGCTCCTAGTGTTAGTCCACAAGCTTTAGAGTATGTTCAAGGCAAAAAAACAAAATCAAATTTAAGAATATTAGAAGTAGGGGATATGGCTGCAGGGGTAGTTGAAGATATTGAATATAGAGAACTACTTGGAGGAATTCTAAAACAAGAAAGAGACAGTAGATTATATTTAACAGATACTGTTGAAGAGTTATTTAGAGAACCATATCAATTGACATGTCAAAATAGCCAAAAAGAATTAACTGTTGGAATTGTAACAGAAACAAAACCAAAAGAAAATTCAGAAGGGTTATATGATTTTGCAATGAAAGCAGCTAAACATACAAAATCAAATGCTATAGTTATTTGTAGAGAATATTCACCTGGCCAATACCAAGTTTTAGGAATGGGGGCAGGTCAACCTAACAGAAAAGATGCTGGTGGAAAATTAGCAATAACAAAAGCTCATGAGAATCTTGAAATGGAATATCAAGTGCTAGCAAATTTAGAGGAAGCAACAGAGCATGCAAAAGCAATGTTAACAAGTGAATATGATACATTAATGGATTCGGCTAGTAAGGTAATTGCTGGACAAACAAAAGAACAGTATATTAAAACTCAATTAAAAGATTGTTGTTTAGCTTCTGATGCATTTTTTCCATTTAGAGATGGATTAGATGCAGTTGCAGGTTTTGGAATTAAAAATGTTATTCAACCAGGTGGTTCAAATGGAGATCCGAGCGTTATAGAAGCAGCAAATGAATATGATATAGCAATGGTCTTTACAGGGATGAGACATTTTAAACATTAA
- the purC gene encoding phosphoribosylaminoimidazolesuccinocarboxamide synthase has translation MSVENLAIVKTNDLPIRHQGDVHDGKVRSAYWFSQEDSQRVAEQTGFSGSNPELGALVISDRISAYEFTWETESGLKGIPGKGASLNAISKHWFERFEQEGLAGNHIVATPHPLVWIVQRAEPVMVEAIARQYITGSMWRGYEKGDREICGISVPEGLKKDQRLDQLLITPSTKGLLRGIPGVPEVDDVNVTRQQILDNYTAFGFKSQADVELYERLLTEGFSLIDRELDAVGKVFVDTKFEFGYVLVDGQQQLIYIDEIGTPDSSRYWDKELYQRGQTVEESKEMFREALQASVPDRDVLVNKSRMDERTQLAESYRVPDSVFMETSALYKGLAEKITGEPVPEIGDARAEIVDALKPYGVIEMAA, from the coding sequence ATGTCTGTAGAAAATTTAGCAATTGTTAAAACAAATGATTTACCAATAAGACACCAAGGAGATGTACATGACGGAAAGGTGAGATCTGCTTATTGGTTTAGTCAAGAAGATAGTCAAAGAGTAGCAGAACAAACTGGTTTTAGTGGATCTAATCCAGAATTGGGCGCCCTAGTTATTAGTGACAGAATATCTGCTTATGAATTTACATGGGAAACTGAAAGTGGGTTAAAAGGTATTCCTGGAAAAGGAGCATCTTTGAATGCAATATCAAAACATTGGTTCGAAAGATTTGAACAAGAAGGATTAGCAGGAAATCATATTGTAGCTACACCTCATCCTTTAGTTTGGATTGTTCAAAGAGCAGAACCAGTTATGGTTGAAGCGATTGCAAGACAATATATTACAGGAAGTATGTGGAGAGGTTATGAAAAAGGAGATAGAGAAATTTGTGGTATATCTGTTCCGGAAGGTTTAAAGAAAGATCAAAGATTAGACCAATTATTAATTACACCTTCTACCAAAGGGCTTCTTAGAGGAATACCTGGTGTACCAGAAGTAGATGATGTTAATGTAACAAGACAACAAATTTTAGATAACTATACTGCGTTTGGATTTAAATCACAAGCAGATGTAGAATTATATGAGAGATTATTAACAGAAGGATTTAGTTTAATAGATAGAGAACTTGATGCTGTTGGAAAAGTTTTTGTTGATACTAAATTTGAGTTTGGTTATGTTTTAGTTGATGGTCAACAACAATTGATTTATATTGATGAAATTGGAACACCAGATTCTTCAAGATATTGGGATAAGGAGTTATATCAACGAGGTCAAACAGTAGAAGAATCTAAAGAAATGTTTAGGGAAGCTCTTCAGGCTAGTGTACCTGATAGAGATGTTTTAGTAAATAAAAGTAGAATGGATGAGAGAACACAACTTGCAGAATCTTATAGAGTTCCTGATAGTGTGTTTATGGAAACAAGTGCATTATATAAAGGATTAGCAGAAAAAATAACAGGAGAACCTGTTCCTGAAATAGGAGATGCTAGAGCAGAGATAGTAGATGCACTTAAACCTTATGGGGTAATAGAGATGGCAGCATAA
- a CDS encoding phosphoribosylamine--glycine ligase — MENVAVIGNGGREHALIWTLAQDKDVSEVIQIGAENAGIAQEEKVRHIESGIKKENFPDLLKIIEKENIGVTIVGPEGPLAEGLVDYLNGEGYDRVFGPTGDATKLESSKFFSAEVMKRANIPQADFEMCFSVEEAEKAIIKMATSEGIVIKADGLTGGKGVYVCDSRIQALEQITKHAKIYGEEVLISQRLFGQEFSVFGFSDGNGVYTIPAAFQDHKPLLDGDKGPNTGGMGAYGPAPIASDEVLRFVADRVMTPVVQQMKSLGSEYKGFLYAGMIMTEDGPKVLEFNARFGDPEAQPAMMMLDGSLYDSISLALDGKLDEIDLSLKPGASCCVVMASNGYPESPKTGYLIEGLEEASDLKGVKIFHAGTRVDREGDIIATGGRVLDVTAYSPKGLKEAQERVYEAVDLINVATIALNNNHPFYFRTDIGAKALCK, encoded by the coding sequence ATGGAAAATGTTGCAGTTATAGGAAATGGTGGAAGAGAGCACGCATTAATTTGGACACTTGCTCAAGATAAAGATGTTTCAGAAGTTATTCAAATTGGTGCTGAAAATGCAGGAATAGCACAAGAAGAAAAAGTAAGACATATTGAATCAGGTATAAAAAAAGAAAATTTTCCTGATTTATTAAAAATAATTGAAAAAGAAAATATAGGTGTAACTATAGTTGGACCTGAAGGGCCTTTAGCAGAAGGATTAGTTGATTATCTTAATGGAGAGGGTTATGATAGAGTTTTTGGTCCTACAGGAGATGCTACTAAATTAGAATCTAGTAAATTTTTTTCAGCAGAAGTAATGAAGAGAGCAAACATACCACAAGCAGATTTTGAAATGTGTTTTTCAGTAGAGGAAGCTGAAAAAGCCATTATAAAAATGGCAACTTCTGAAGGAATTGTTATTAAAGCAGATGGTCTTACAGGCGGAAAAGGGGTTTATGTTTGTGATTCAAGAATACAAGCACTAGAACAAATAACCAAACATGCTAAAATATATGGTGAAGAAGTATTAATATCCCAAAGATTATTTGGTCAGGAATTTTCTGTTTTTGGATTTTCAGATGGTAATGGAGTTTATACAATTCCTGCAGCTTTCCAAGACCATAAACCTTTATTAGATGGAGATAAAGGTCCTAATACTGGCGGAATGGGTGCTTATGGTCCTGCTCCTATTGCTTCAGATGAAGTTTTAAGATTTGTTGCAGATAGAGTAATGACACCAGTAGTCCAACAAATGAAGAGTTTAGGATCTGAATATAAGGGATTTTTATATGCTGGTATGATAATGACAGAAGATGGACCAAAGGTTTTAGAGTTTAATGCAAGGTTTGGAGATCCTGAAGCTCAACCTGCAATGATGATGCTCGATGGAAGTTTATATGATTCTATATCTTTAGCATTGGATGGAAAACTTGATGAAATAGACCTTAGTTTAAAACCAGGAGCTTCATGCTGTGTTGTTATGGCTTCTAATGGTTATCCTGAAAGTCCTAAAACAGGATATTTAATAGAGGGATTAGAAGAAGCTTCTGATTTAAAAGGAGTTAAAATATTCCATGCAGGAACTAGAGTAGATAGAGAAGGGGACATAATAGCAACAGGCGGAAGAGTCTTAGATGTTACTGCATATTCTCCGAAAGGATTGAAAGAAGCTCAAGAAAGAGTTTATGAAGCAGTAGATTTGATTAATGTTGCCACAATAGCTCTTAATAATAATCATCCATTTTATTTTAGAACAGATATTGGAGCAAAGGCTTTATGCAAATAG
- the purQ gene encoding phosphoribosylformylglycinamidine synthase I yields the protein MKPKVCVIRTDGTNCDRETKRAFDLVGGNSEIVHINSLREKYDSVTQREVSLDDYHILAIPGGFSKGDYIRAGKSFAQDLRKYLGEEVQQFIDDGKLVIGICNGFQVLVQAGFLPGNSEEQTVTLTYNDSQRFEDRWVRLKSYNDTCIWTKGVNDIEMPVAHGEGKFVADESTIKDLFEQGQVVYQYADQEGNPTMKFPDNPNGSYSSIAGICDKTGRILGLMPHPERYNHPRNHPLASLQEILGRDYIDLSHPCVADRLKRSGDLPHEGLGLQIFRNGIDYVVENLL from the coding sequence ATGAAACCAAAAGTTTGTGTAATAAGAACAGATGGAACAAATTGTGATAGAGAAACAAAGAGAGCTTTTGATTTAGTAGGAGGAAATAGTGAAATAGTTCATATTAATTCTTTGAGAGAAAAGTATGATTCTGTCACACAAAGAGAGGTTAGCTTGGATGACTATCATATTCTTGCTATTCCTGGAGGATTTTCTAAGGGAGATTATATTAGAGCAGGAAAGAGTTTTGCACAGGATTTAAGAAAATATTTAGGAGAAGAAGTTCAACAATTTATTGATGATGGTAAATTAGTTATTGGTATTTGTAATGGATTTCAAGTTCTTGTACAAGCTGGGTTTTTGCCAGGAAATTCAGAAGAACAAACAGTTACATTAACATATAATGACAGTCAAAGATTTGAAGACAGATGGGTTAGACTAAAAAGTTATAATGATACATGCATATGGACAAAAGGGGTTAATGATATTGAGATGCCTGTAGCACATGGTGAAGGTAAGTTTGTAGCTGATGAATCAACTATTAAAGATTTATTTGAACAAGGACAAGTTGTATATCAATATGCAGATCAAGAAGGAAATCCTACAATGAAATTTCCTGATAATCCTAATGGTTCTTATTCTTCTATTGCTGGAATCTGTGATAAAACTGGAAGAATACTTGGTTTAATGCCTCATCCAGAAAGATATAATCATCCTCGTAATCATCCTTTAGCTTCTTTACAAGAAATACTTGGTAGGGATTATATAGATTTATCTCATCCATGTGTGGCTGATAGGTTAAAGAGATCAGGAGATTTACCTCATGAAGGATTAGGATTACAAATTTTTAGAAATGGAATTGATTATGTTGTTGAAAATTTATTATAG
- the hpt gene encoding hypoxanthine phosphoribosyltransferase: MGQFEVLISQEEIADLVNGLAQEIVKNHQEQFPLYLVTVLNGARTFSDDLQKRILGIQSFEIVDYEIKLSSYGNSTESSRDVEIVKYIEENVEGLDLIIVEDIVDTGLTLDFLKNYLLNEKGAHSVRICSLLSKPSRRETDVQIDYLGREIPDKFIFGYGIDKGEQYRGLPDIVLQE; this comes from the coding sequence ATGGGTCAATTTGAAGTTCTAATAAGCCAAGAAGAAATAGCAGATTTAGTAAATGGATTGGCTCAGGAAATTGTTAAGAATCATCAAGAGCAATTCCCACTATACCTTGTAACTGTTCTTAATGGGGCAAGGACTTTTTCTGATGATCTCCAAAAAAGGATATTAGGTATTCAAAGTTTTGAAATTGTTGATTATGAAATTAAACTAAGTTCTTATGGCAACTCAACAGAATCAAGTAGAGATGTAGAGATTGTAAAATATATTGAAGAAAATGTTGAAGGATTGGATTTAATCATAGTTGAAGATATTGTTGATACAGGTTTAACATTAGATTTTCTAAAAAATTATTTGTTAAATGAAAAAGGAGCTCATTCTGTAAGAATATGTAGTTTGTTAAGCAAACCATCTAGAAGAGAGACAGATGTACAAATCGATTATCTTGGTAGAGAGATTCCTGATAAGTTTATATTTGGTTATGGGATAGATAAAGGAGAACAATATAGAGGATTGCCAGATATTGTTTTGCAGGAATAA
- a CDS encoding TIGR02391 family protein, translated as MNDLQKLKINISSLLDIVNSDKKFFQSIVPFVTNLNNEVNNNPIDLSGLEFLMKKVESFYQRYRSSGNSRVLYISPKQASNSDPIVKEIIEIIDVLKDKEPDDIEKESEEIKQIDSNTLNNESLKLKDQKLYESCKSTFESEDYWNFVFNATRHLEVRIREKARLDATDTGTTLMNKSFHVDNGCLRIPSCKTVAEEEGFFHILRGIVMFHRNAKGHREGEIEKERALQIVNYIDYLIDMIESAERKNK; from the coding sequence ATGAATGACCTCCAAAAATTAAAAATAAACATCAGTTCTTTATTAGATATAGTTAATTCAGATAAGAAATTTTTTCAATCAATTGTTCCATTTGTAACTAATTTGAATAATGAAGTTAATAATAACCCTATTGATTTAAGTGGATTAGAATTTTTAATGAAAAAAGTAGAATCTTTTTATCAAAGATATAGGTCTAGTGGGAACTCTAGGGTATTGTATATCTCTCCAAAACAAGCTTCTAATTCTGATCCAATTGTTAAAGAAATAATCGAGATTATTGATGTACTAAAAGATAAAGAACCAGATGATATAGAAAAAGAATCTGAAGAAATTAAACAAATTGATTCAAATACTTTAAACAATGAATCTTTAAAATTAAAAGACCAAAAATTATATGAATCATGCAAATCTACATTTGAATCTGAAGACTACTGGAATTTTGTATTTAATGCAACAAGACATTTAGAAGTTAGAATCAGAGAAAAAGCTAGATTAGATGCAACAGATACTGGTACAACTTTAATGAATAAATCATTTCATGTAGATAATGGATGTTTAAGAATTCCTTCTTGTAAAACAGTAGCCGAAGAAGAAGGTTTTTTTCATATATTAAGAGGAATTGTAATGTTTCATAGAAATGCTAAAGGTCATAGAGAAGGAGAAATTGAGAAAGAGAGAGCCCTACAAATAGTTAATTATATTGACTATCTGATAGATATGATTGAATCTGCTGAAAGAAAAAATAAGTAA
- a CDS encoding radical SAM protein: protein MKTIYFERAIFINWFCSKRDCTFCYLSTTNKNPNPLKDRRTKESILAEAMICKACNWPIEFISGGCNCQSDKEILDILENIYNITKQKQWLNLGILNEKQLKLFKPYVKGVSGTVECITPKLRDKICPSKPLYEIEDMFKVCDKLKLKKSITIVLGIGETLNDIKLLKQFIREYKVDRVTFYRLKPQKETVFEKAKPITSNYYVKWVKEIRKEFPKIKIITGSWLTHLDELHLLLKAGSDGITKFPSIKQFNSKYAKQIKKEVEKAGMKFGSNFTKPPKITAEGKIQIKLNNYLKTMNKPYKNI, encoded by the coding sequence ATGAAAACAATATACTTTGAAAGGGCCATATTCATAAACTGGTTTTGCTCTAAACGTGATTGCACTTTTTGTTATTTAAGCACAACTAACAAAAATCCAAATCCTCTAAAAGACAGAAGAACAAAAGAAAGCATCCTAGCAGAAGCTATGATATGCAAAGCGTGTAATTGGCCTATAGAATTCATTTCAGGTGGATGTAATTGTCAATCAGACAAAGAAATTTTAGATATATTAGAAAACATATACAATATTACAAAACAAAAACAATGGTTAAATCTAGGAATTCTAAATGAAAAACAACTAAAACTCTTCAAACCATATGTTAAAGGGGTTAGTGGAACAGTTGAATGTATAACTCCTAAACTAAGGGATAAAATTTGTCCTTCTAAACCATTATATGAGATTGAAGATATGTTTAAAGTGTGTGACAAATTAAAATTAAAAAAATCAATCACAATTGTCTTAGGAATTGGAGAAACTCTAAACGATATTAAACTTCTAAAACAATTTATAAGAGAATATAAAGTTGACAGAGTCACATTTTATAGACTAAAGCCTCAAAAAGAAACAGTTTTTGAAAAAGCCAAACCAATTACTTCAAATTATTATGTTAAATGGGTTAAAGAAATCAGAAAAGAGTTTCCAAAAATAAAAATCATTACAGGTTCTTGGTTAACTCATTTAGATGAACTACATTTATTATTAAAAGCAGGTTCAGATGGAATTACTAAGTTTCCGTCAATAAAACAGTTTAATTCTAAATATGCAAAACAAATCAAAAAAGAAGTTGAAAAAGCAGGAATGAAATTTGGAAGTAATTTTACAAAACCACCAAAAATAACAGCAGAAGGTAAAATACAAATAAAACTAAACAATTATCTAAAAACAATGAACAAACCATATAAAAATATATAA
- a CDS encoding ZIP family metal transporter codes for MNNVWLYSLLSVIIISLISFIGVVTLAIKAKFLQKILLLLVSFSAGALFGGAFLHLIPEALENISSTRIVSLLILSGILFFLILEKFIHWRHCHIPTSKRHPHPFAIMNLIGDGLHNFIDGLIIGASYLISIPLGFTTTIAVILHEIPQEIGDFGVLLHGGFKKSKALLLNFLSALTSVFGVIVSLIIGYKAIEFSVILLPIAAGGFIYIAGSDLIPEMHKECSGSKSFAQLLSLVFGILLMLVLLWF; via the coding sequence ATGAATAATGTTTGGTTATATTCTTTATTGAGCGTGATTATTATAAGTTTAATTTCATTCATTGGTGTTGTAACATTAGCAATAAAAGCTAAGTTTCTTCAGAAAATATTATTATTATTGGTTAGTTTTTCTGCAGGTGCTTTATTTGGAGGAGCTTTTTTACATCTAATTCCAGAAGCTTTGGAAAATATTAGTTCAACAAGAATAGTTTCTTTATTGATTTTATCTGGTATATTATTCTTTCTTATACTTGAAAAATTTATACATTGGAGACACTGTCATATTCCAACATCTAAAAGGCATCCACACCCATTTGCAATAATGAATCTAATTGGAGATGGTCTTCATAATTTTATTGATGGTTTGATAATTGGAGCAAGTTATCTTATTAGTATTCCATTGGGATTTACTACAACAATTGCTGTTATATTACATGAGATTCCTCAGGAGATTGGAGATTTTGGTGTTTTATTACATGGCGGGTTTAAAAAATCAAAAGCTTTATTGTTGAATTTTTTATCTGCTTTAACATCTGTTTTTGGAGTAATTGTTTCTTTGATAATTGGATATAAAGCTATTGAGTTTTCTGTAATTTTGTTGCCAATAGCTGCAGGAGGTTTTATTTATATTGCTGGTTCTGATTTAATACCTGAAATGCATAAAGAATGCAGTGGTTCAAAATCTTTTGCTCAATTATTAAGTTTAGTTTTTGGAATTCTGTTAATGCTTGTTTTGTTATGGTTCTGA
- the lgt gene encoding prolipoprotein diacylglyceryl transferase: MFVHNIDPTLLKISFLEVRFYGIVYAFGFLLVYWLIYKKRKELKITRDQVDNLILFLFLGLLLGARFFHFLFSDPLVFVRNPLEIFRIWQGGMSFFGALVGCFLAATFYLKKIKLDWKKFADIIVIAATIGLILGRIANFINGELIGTPSNVFWCVIFPKIDYVCRHPYQIYASFSHVVLLGILLFVNKIKNTKKLRNGLIFTTFVIGYSVLRFITDFVREDARIIGLTVWQYLSVIFVIVGLYFLIKQKLYKPNQRSKFK, translated from the coding sequence ATGTTTGTCCACAATATAGATCCAACATTGTTGAAAATAAGTTTCTTAGAAGTGAGGTTTTATGGAATTGTTTATGCTTTTGGTTTTTTATTGGTTTATTGGCTTATTTATAAGAAAAGAAAAGAGCTTAAAATAACAAGAGATCAAGTCGATAATTTGATATTATTTCTCTTTTTAGGATTGCTTCTTGGAGCCAGGTTTTTTCATTTTTTATTTTCAGATCCTTTGGTTTTTGTAAGAAATCCTTTAGAGATCTTTAGGATATGGCAAGGTGGAATGTCTTTTTTTGGAGCTTTGGTTGGTTGTTTTTTAGCAGCTACTTTTTATTTGAAGAAAATAAAGTTAGATTGGAAAAAATTTGCAGATATAATTGTTATAGCAGCTACAATTGGGCTAATTTTAGGTCGAATTGCCAATTTTATAAATGGTGAATTAATTGGAACACCTTCAAATGTTTTTTGGTGTGTTATATTCCCGAAAATAGACTATGTTTGCAGACACCCTTATCAAATATATGCTTCTTTTTCACATGTAGTTTTATTAGGTATTTTGTTATTTGTTAATAAAATTAAAAATACTAAGAAGTTGAGAAATGGTTTAATATTCACAACATTTGTTATTGGTTATTCTGTTTTAAGGTTTATTACTGACTTTGTTAGGGAAGATGCAAGGATTATTGGATTGACTGTGTGGCAATATCTTTCTGTAATTTTTGTTATTGTTGGTTTATATTTTTTAATCAAACAAAAACTTTATAAGCCTAATCAAAGGAGTAAATTCAAATGA